The nucleotide window ATAGCGGCCCATCCGCCTGGTCCCGGCCTGCGGGGACCAGATACGGGTGTCAAAGCTAGCAGGCTACCGGCAAGGCCCTGGCCTGGGGGCCTCAAGGGAAAACTAATCAGGCTGGCCCGGGGGCATCCGGTTTCCGGGAGGCCCAAGGGCGAGATTTAAAACGGAAACTATCCTGGTAGAAGCTACTGTGGGTGCACCTTCGGACGGGGGTTCGACTCCCCCCGCCTCCACCAGTGAAAACATTAAGTAGAAATGATTACCCTGCAGGCCTGCAGGTCTCCGGAAAGGATGACCTGCTTATTTTATATAGGGGCAATGGACCGCTTTGCCGCAGGCTAACCCCGGAGGTAAACAGCTATGTTCAATGGGAAGCCTAAACCTGTCGTGAAATGGGCCGGGGGCAAAGCCCAACTCATACCGCAATTTGAGCCGCTGTTTCCCAGGAAGGAATATGGCCTTTATATAGAGCCTTTCGTAGGGGGTGGGGCGGTATTTTTTCACTTGCTGCCTCCTAGGGCCGTACTTATTGACAACAACGAAGAGCTAATAAACTTTTACCGGATAGTACGCGACCATCTGGAGGAACTGCTGAGGGATCTAAAAAAGCATAAAAACACCCCTGAATATTATTATTCCGTCCGGGCTTTAGACCCGGGGCATCTTTCTCCGGTAGAACGGGCCTCCAGGTTCTTGTATCTTAATAAAACAGGTTATAACGGCCTGTGGCGGGTGAACAGCCAGGGCAAGCATAACGTTCCCTTTGGGAGATATAAAAATCCTAAAATTGTAGATGAGCCTAACCTCCGCCTGGTCAGTGAGGTTTTAAGACATGCCCGGCTGATCTGCGATGACTTTAACCGGGTGCTGGACTTTGCCCGGCAGGATGCCTTTGTCTACCTGGACCCACCCTATCATCCATTATCGCCTACGGCCAACTTTACCGGCTACACTTCGTCTTCCTTTGGTCCGGAAGACCAGAGACGCCTGGCAGACATTTTTAAAGAGCTGGATAAAAGGGGCTGCCTGGTAATGTTAAGTAATTCAGATACGCCCTTTATCCGGGAGCTGTATGCGGGATATGACATCCAGATAGTCTATGCCCGGAGGGCAATAAACTGCCGGCCGGAACGTAGGGGGCCGATAACGGAACTCGTCATCAGGAATTACAGGTGAGGAATTACGGGTGAGGTATATTTCCAGGTCACCGGGGTAAAATATCCTCGAGGTGATTGGAAGATGGTCTTAGCAGGATTGGCAGGTCCCATCGTTTTTTTGGCCGGGCTGATTCTAATGCTTTTAGTGGTTCCCTGGGAAAGGGTTAAGGAATTGGCCCTGGTAGGTCTGGTGGGCGGGTTGGCCCTGGCTTTTCTGGTTATATATCTTATGCAAAATTACTTCGGCTTTTGGGCCTTCCGCCGTGTGGATTTAATAAATGTTGGGGGTATACCTCTATTCCTGGCGGCAAGCTGGTTTCCGCTGATAATCGTCTTCAGCCATCTCCTGGCTCAATACAAAAACATCATGCCGTTGCTGCTCATCCTTTTGGCCTTCCCCTTGGGGGCCACCTTGTTGCACTTGCTTTTAAGGGCTAACGGCATGCTGTTTTATCGCCACTGGAACTTACCCCTGACTTTTATTCTCTCCCTGGGTATACACCTGGTAATCATGGCTTACCTATATGCGGCGGGAATGCTGGATAATTTACGCGGTCTTAACCGTACGCCGAACGAAACTTAATGAATAGGATTAACAAGCCCCCGTTGCCGGGGGTTTTATTTTTGTAAGACCCCCCGAAAAACAGACACCGCAACGAAAGATATGGTGAAACTAATAAAATAAAGGGAAAAGGAGGATTTATATGCGAAGGGGTAAAAGGTTCTTAGCCTTACTGACCTGTCTGGTACTATTGTTATCCTTTGCCCTGCCCGCCTGGGCCGGTGCGGGGGGAGAAAAAGGGAAGGCCTGGTCCTACGGTTTAAGGATAGCAGCGGGGCAGGACAACGAGGATACGCAAGACACCGGCGACAACCAGGAAGGAACTGGTGAAAAAATACGTAACGAAGAGCATATGAAGGTACAGAAGGGGAAAAGCGTGGCTCAAGACGTATACAGGGGTGTAGAGAATGCCCTGCTTCATGTCAAAAATCCGGTGGCCAGGGCTGCTTTAACGGCCATTCTGGAAGGGAAGAGTGTGGCCGAAGCGGTTTATGAAGCAAAATCCCAGCTCGATACCTGGAAGGATACCGACGAAATTGCTGCGGTGGCCGAGGAGCTGGAAAAAGCCGTTGCCACCGACACCAGCCTTGATAACCTTACCCAGGCTCAGGTCAAGAAACACTTGGGAATAATGTACCTTAAGGCGAACAAATTTAAAAAAGCAAGGGCACTCCTGGAAGAGGTCGTCGCGGCCGCATCCGATGATAAAGAGGCGTATGAGCAACTAGATGCAGCCTGTGCGGCTGAGGGCGATTATCAATTTAAGGTTTTTCTTAAAGGTAAAGCTCTACAGTTTGACGTTCCTCCCCGGATAGAAGGAGGCAGGGTTCTGATCCCGGTGCGCTTCCTGGCGCAGGGGATGGGGGCCGATGTAAATTATGATAATGGCACTGTTACGATAACCAATAAGGGTATTACCATCCGTCTTGTAATTGGGAGCAATCAGGCCCAGGTAGACGGGGTGACGGTTTACCTGGATGTTCCGGCTAAAGTAGTAGACGGACGCACCCTTGTTCCCTTAAGGTTTGTTGCCGAAGGCTTCAACGCTAGGGTGGATTACTACGGCGGCAGCAACCTGGTAGCAGTGCAGACGACATAAATTGGTGCCTAAATCTATTTCGACCCCGTTGCGGCGGGGTCGTTTTATTATCATTATCAAACGGACCGTCAAACGGGCTTAATTTTTTTCTTTGTATGTGGTATATTGTCTGTAAATCACACCCGTTTATGGGAGGACCGGTACATGATCGGAAAAGTTAATGATGATTTTTTCCGTAAGGCTATTTTACCCCACACAGGGGCAAAAGCCCCTCAATTGGTGATAGGACCACAAATGGGTGTAGATGCAGCCGTCCTTAAAGTAGGAGAAGATTTTCTGGTCATTGCCGAAGATCCAATTTTTCCCGGACCGACCATGTCGCCCGATGATTTTGGCTGGATAACCGTTCATATCGGCGCCAGCGATGTAGCGGTGATGGGCGTTAAGCCCCAGTTTATGACTTATTCCCTGCTTTTGCCCCCCGGTACACCGGAAAACTACATAGCCGAGCTGGTAAAAAGCATCAGCCTTTATGCGGCGGAGCTGGGAATTACTGTCGTCGGCGGCCATACAGGGTTTTACAGCGCCGTTAATGTTCCAACCATAGGCGGCATAACTGTCTGGGGCCTGGGCAAAGGGTTCGTCACTCCGGCCGGAGCCCGCGTCGGCGACGACGTAGTCATCACCAAAGGAGCAGCCATAGAAGCTGCGGCCCTCATCGCCTGCGAGCTGGAAGAGAAACTGCTGGCAGCAGGAATAGATCGGAAACTGGTGGAACGCGCCAAAAAGCGCCTGCGGGAAATGTCGGTAGTGGCCGAAGCCGGAATAGCGACGGCAATCGGCGGGGTCCACGCCATGCATGACGCCACCGAGGGCGGCCTGGCCAGGGGCCTGTGGGAGGTGGCCGAAGCCTCGGGCGTAGGGTTAAAAATTGAACGCTCCCTGGTGCCGGTTCCGGAAGACGTAAGGCAAGTGTGCGCCCACTTCGACTTAAATCCCTATGAAATTATCAGTGAAGGCACTCTGGTGCTAACATGTGACCCCCAAAAAACAGCTGCCCTGCTGGCCGCTTTAAATGAAGCTGGCCTGGAAGGGGCCGTTATCGGTAAAGTGCTGGCCCGGGAAGAAGGGCGCTATTGGGTAGAAAATGACGGCCGGCAGGTCGAGCTTGTACCACCGCCGGTGGATCGTTTTTGGGAAGTATTCTTTAACGCCCTGGCTTTAAAGAACGATAACCGCACGGCAGCCGAACTGGCCCTATGCCGGGAACTGGGAGAGGCCGTCAGGGAACTTAAGGCGGCCAACATTGCCCCTTTAATACCGGAAATCGGCGCCAACCTGGCCTACTGCCTGCCGGAAGCCCGTGATTTAAAGGACGTCGCCGCCATACCGGGACGCCTCCTCCGTTTCAAAGGACAGGTCGTCGCTTTGGGCGAGCCGGAAATGGGCTGCTCCCGGCATATGGGCGGCACCATCCTCTTGGTGCGCGAGTTCTTCCCCGCCGCCCGCTCGGTAATCAACCTGCGCTACAGCCCCTCCATCCTTGAAGCCTGTAACACTT belongs to Moorella humiferrea and includes:
- a CDS encoding copper amine oxidase N-terminal domain-containing protein; this encodes MRRGKRFLALLTCLVLLLSFALPAWAGAGGEKGKAWSYGLRIAAGQDNEDTQDTGDNQEGTGEKIRNEEHMKVQKGKSVAQDVYRGVENALLHVKNPVARAALTAILEGKSVAEAVYEAKSQLDTWKDTDEIAAVAEELEKAVATDTSLDNLTQAQVKKHLGIMYLKANKFKKARALLEEVVAAASDDKEAYEQLDAACAAEGDYQFKVFLKGKALQFDVPPRIEGGRVLIPVRFLAQGMGADVNYDNGTVTITNKGITIRLVIGSNQAQVDGVTVYLDVPAKVVDGRTLVPLRFVAEGFNARVDYYGGSNLVAVQTT
- a CDS encoding thiamine-phosphate synthase family protein; this encodes MIGKVNDDFFRKAILPHTGAKAPQLVIGPQMGVDAAVLKVGEDFLVIAEDPIFPGPTMSPDDFGWITVHIGASDVAVMGVKPQFMTYSLLLPPGTPENYIAELVKSISLYAAELGITVVGGHTGFYSAVNVPTIGGITVWGLGKGFVTPAGARVGDDVVITKGAAIEAAALIACELEEKLLAAGIDRKLVERAKKRLREMSVVAEAGIATAIGGVHAMHDATEGGLARGLWEVAEASGVGLKIERSLVPVPEDVRQVCAHFDLNPYEIISEGTLVLTCDPQKTAALLAALNEAGLEGAVIGKVLAREEGRYWVENDGRQVELVPPPVDRFWEVFFNALALKNDNRTAAELALCRELGEAVRELKAANIAPLIPEIGANLAYCLPEARDLKDVAAIPGRLLRFKGQVVALGEPEMGCSRHMGGTILLVREFFPAARSVINLRYSPSILEACNTLGLKVASMPVPEGYRQEDDDFYRDLRRTLAGLPELPDVIAIPDRLNLERLILILGKNPGEIVTKVKALAAKI
- a CDS encoding DNA adenine methylase; its protein translation is MFNGKPKPVVKWAGGKAQLIPQFEPLFPRKEYGLYIEPFVGGGAVFFHLLPPRAVLIDNNEELINFYRIVRDHLEELLRDLKKHKNTPEYYYSVRALDPGHLSPVERASRFLYLNKTGYNGLWRVNSQGKHNVPFGRYKNPKIVDEPNLRLVSEVLRHARLICDDFNRVLDFARQDAFVYLDPPYHPLSPTANFTGYTSSSFGPEDQRRLADIFKELDKRGCLVMLSNSDTPFIRELYAGYDIQIVYARRAINCRPERRGPITELVIRNYR